The DNA sequence tttaagatacgcttttatttttatatacatctaaattaataatacttatttattaatgtgtttataagtaaggttaagtcaaaaattaaaacatgaaattcattggtagatgataaatattttttttaaataactcaacTGACGTTGAATCTTCATCTGGAAAGTCTCCCGCATCCTCTCCATGGGGCAGGAGTTGAAAGTAAGCTTTATACTTATTAGGTACCCATTGTAAAATTGTCATGAGATCTCTGTATTTCTGTGAGCTGATTGGCTTTTTGCTCTGTCTTAGCTGAGGGATGGTTGTAGGCATTGTAACTTCTTGATTTCTCAGAGATCGTCTGGTTAGGTCAACTTCTTTGAAcgtgtcatttttaaaattagttttgtaaaaaagaacaccCACTTTGTCAGATCTAAGTTGCAACCACACAGTTGCAGATATCAAAAAGGGTTCACCATCAGTGTTTTTCTTTCTTGCTACGAAAGCAGATTTTCTGCCTTTCACAATGGCCATGAAATCtagaaaatcttctaaattcattctcttaACTTCAAAGGGGTCTTTCTTCTTACAGGAAGCAATAAAATTTGCCCAatcattacatgtatatattgtgttgCCAGAAATATGTTTCTTGGCTCTTTCAATTATACTGTGTTGGCCATCTACTTCCATATGTGTGTGACCTGGAAGCAAAAATTTGTGATTTATCTCTCTCAAGTTTGGACTAGTTTTCAATAaccatatatacattaaaatcatgTTCATGTTACGGTTTTGTCCGCTACAGTTGTCTGTCCAGACGGTTAATTTCTCAATTCCGCTTTCAATAATATCTCTACTTGCCCAAGCATAAAAACAAGAGGCCATTTCACTTCCACCTCTACCCCCTGTTACTTCATCCCATAGCATGCACCAGGTCTTATTGTTTGCAGGATCATGAATCGTGTAATTTAGTGTCCAAAGTTTCCTTAGGTAAAAGCTTTGTGAATTTGTAAGATTAGGTGTAGGGAGACATTTTTGAAGGTCAGCCATTACTACTTTGCTTTTGTGATCTTCTTTTCCATGAAGTTTGTCTTCCCTTTTCAAACGATATCTGGACGCAGCCTCATCTAAATGCTCTTGGTGTCTCCTGCTAATCTCTTCCAATTCTtctgaattttgtttattcttcaaTCTACATTCAAATTCATCACACACATCGCATGTGTCATTGTCTGGTAACTTGAATGCCATGTTAAAGTCCTCATTAAACACTTTGCTAAACAACCACTTCTTTGCAGGATTAACTTGTTTTTCTCTACACTCTTCAACATACAGTCcatacattttgttaatgttgagGTGATTGCCCAAATATTTCCTGCTTGTACGTTCTCTGCTGTAATGGCTTTGATACGctggatattttgaaatatgagatttaattccatctattatttcattcttaatttttgttccaGGTACATGTTTACCTCTTTGGTCAGGCTCAACCATTCCTGTCTTGCTTGTTTTCTGTTGTGATATTCGCATAAACATCTCAGAGATAGCCAGAGTGTTTAGGAAAAATGTTTTGCAGACTATTTCTTCAcaactatttatttgaaaactaaatttattactttgagcCCGGTTTCCCTTTGAGCCATCTTTCTTCCTGGACCTAGCGACAGGCTTGCTGCTTATACAGGAAACAACAAACTGACGTTTAGAATCCCAGTCTCTGTCTTCTCtccaaaaatctgaaaatataccTTCTCTCTGATCTTTGGTAAAGCGCTGATAGCACTTGAGACGGCAAGTAGATTTGCAAGGAGATTTCAGAGATCTTGCTTTAATCTCTGCTCCCTTAGCACTAAGATAGTTTTTTCCACTAACTCTTAGCTGTTTCCTCACACATTTTTTCCATTTGTTTTCATTCCTCACCCTCTTCTTTCCTTTTTTACATTAGGATTGGTTTTGTTTGCTTCTTCCTCCGTGTCCGAATCAGTGTAAGGAACCAGTAGAATTTTGTCTTGAGCTATCTTTTGGCTCCTCCTCACATAAGAAGTACTGTCACTTGAAACCTTTGAAGCAACTCTAGGAATACTCACTATAGACTCATCAGTAGATAGTTCTGACTCTGAGTTGAAACGAGGACAGTATGTGCTATCAATATCAGTGTCATCTACGTTAGATGACAAAACAGAAGTTCCTGGTGATGGGATATCTGCATTACCAGAGACAGCCAATTCTTGAAGactatcctcttcttcagcaaCTAGgcctgaaaaatatgaaattgtgaattatcggttataaatgtggtattataaatttaaaacttgattaacaCAACCGCTGAAgatcataattaaagtatatataattagaaGTGTTTAACCCTTCGACGCGTTTTGCCGTACCTAGTACGTGCGCACTGAGCGTTTGAGAACGCGTTTTGCCGTGCCTGGTACGCGAAGCGATGTATCGACGATTTTCGGTTTTATTTGATGGTCACTCGAATATTGGCCTATCGAAAGTGATATTGATTTAAAGCTTATGAGTTTAGCTATCGATATCAATAGTCATATGTTACTCAAAAAACAACTGACATCGTAAAAAGAGTCTAGAATATGACGCAATGAATCAGCTGTTCTCGCTACTGACGACGAACCAGTCCAGCCGGTTCTTTGTTTATGCGAAGTAGGGAGCTAATGTTTacatgttgttttgttatattgtcagtgtttaaaagtgtattaataatattaatatcgttTTAGTGGTTGTGCTGTGTAAATATTATGGTCTGTAAATCAAGTTCTCTCCagtaattttttcgttttttgtgatAGTTGCAAGTAAGCCTAACCTAAAATGGCAACtttgaatgtttgttattatacTAACATTATGGTAGGCCTAGTTctcatttattttaccaaatacaattttatttagtgttgaaataatacatattccTCATACAATGGCAGGACCCAGTAGAGTTAGTACAAACAGTGAAATCGATAGGCTACttgacagtgacagtgatgatGATTCAGTTATGACTGAGCTAGATTTTGCACAAATGGAATTTGATCAAACCAATTCTGATAATGAGTTCCAGGATATTGTAGGGTTAGATAATGAAGAAGTTGAGGATTTTGCAAATTTGGGGGGAGGAGATGGAAATGCCAGTAGACCTAGGCCTAGACAAATGGCGAATTCAGACATGATTTGGGAAACTATGAACACTTATAATGGTATGAGAGAAAGTTTTTTATGTGACAGTGGCCCTAAAATGGAAACAAACAGCATTCTAgacacttttttattcttttttgaccAAACACTAATAGACCTAATTGTGAATGAAACAAACAAGTATGCTGAACAAGAAATGGCTAAGAAAGGAATGATTTTTTCTCGGTTTTCTCGACTATGGAAGTGGAGTCCATGCTCAAGGGATGAAATATATGTACTCTTAGCTATGTACATGATAATGAGTGTTGTAGTAAAACCTACAATAAGATCCTATTTCtctaaaaatccatttttagaaTCAAGGTTTTTCTCAACCATAATGTCATGTGACAGATTTGAACTCCTTTCCAAATTTCTGCATTTTAGCGATAACTCAGTTGATCATAGGcaagaacaaaaaaaactcaGAAAAATCTTTCCTGTAATCTCACACTTGACAAACAAATTTCAAGAAGCTTACCAGCcttcacaaaatatttcaattgatgaATCGTTGTTGTTATGGAAGGGCAGACTGTCATTTAGACAGTACATTCCGCTGAAGGCTGCAAAGTTTGGGGTGAAAACCTATGAGCTCTGCGAGTCATCAACTGGCTATACAtggaattttattgtatatacaggcAGTGATACAGTGTTGGATTGTTCCCTCGTTACTCCAGAGATGAAAAAAACAGAAGCTATCGTTTTATGCTTAGTTGAAAAGCTTCTCTACCAAGGTTATACACTTTGGATggacaatttttataatgatccTGAACTTGCTAAAtttctgaaaagtaaaaaaactgatTGTGTAGGAACTTTGAGATTAGGAAGGAAATCTGTCTCCAAAGACTTCAAAAACAAAACGTTATCAAAAGGAGAAATACTAGTGGTTCACAGTGGGGATGTTTCCATCTTCAAATGGCGCGATAAGCGCATAGTTAGCCTTATATCAACATACcacaatattgaaatgaaaacttGTAGAAGTAGGTCAAATGTTGAAATGCTGAAACCTACAGTAGTTACAGATTACAACAGCAATATGGGTGGTGTTGATGTAAGGgatcaaatgttggaaaattaCCTTATGGAAAGAAAGCGTAACATAAAATGGTATGTCAAAGTTTTCAAACGACTGCTAAATGTAACCATATTGAACTGCTATATTATATGGAAggcaaaaaatccaaaaatagacCATCTTACATTTAGGCTAGGCCTTATAAAAGAGATTATTGAACAATTCCAAGGAGGTTTAGAAAGACCCAGCTATGGTAGACCATCAATTGAGCCATCACCTGCTCGACTAGTAGAACGGCACTTTATTGACCGAATACCACCTTCTGGTAAGAAGGCAAAACCACAAAAACGATGTGTAGTTTGTTCCAAACATGGCCAAAGAAGGGAAACAGTTTTCTGGTGCCCAGATTGCGAAGCAGGTCTCTGTGTGGGGGAATGTTTCAAGGCATACCACACGAAAATCAACTTTTGaggtaaaaatactatttttcttgttgtaaatacatataaatgtcataaaactgtattgttttatcattttcaggttatgtttgtctaaaaataaaaatataatgatctatgtgtgtttttatttacatgcacAGCTTAAAACATATCGGAGtagcaaaatttaagaaaactgcaGAAAAACTCACGCAGTAAGGGGGTATAGGTGCACACAAAAAAAAACGCGTCGAAGGGTTAAGCATCACATTTTTAGGTCCAGTATGAACTAATGTATGAAAGCCTTGGTAGAATCATTTGTAAATTAGTatgacaaaacatttgttttattgaaattttattcacattttgtacaacataaaaatttgtcTCTACAAAAAGAAGGCCGAATGTCAAACTTgagattaaaattgcaatatcaaGCATggtaaactacatatttttagcaGTTTGCAATCATCAAAGcagctttaaaaatatgaattagttgtatatggcaccaaaaattaagataaatatatacgtatgaaTGTACTTGTAACACACTTAATCTGTAAGAACGAAAAACACTCACTTCATGGGTAAGCTTAAGTATACAAATAGCTATTATTTGTGTAGTATGACAAAAAACAAGTctactataatttacaaaactttcccATCATGGTGAATGGTTTTATAgggctgcaatataataaatgaCCATCAGTCGATTAACAGTATATCGACTATTCATATAATCGTAGTATCGATATTCGTGATTATCTACCACAACCAAAATATCCTACCGGTAATTACATCATAGTTATTTCAATTCACAGTCTAATTCAgctgtaatatctaaaataataacagatgacaatgttattaattttaaatatttataattcgaatgtttatgtACTCAATAGTTTCGATATTGACTATCGATATACTGGTATTCGACGggtggtcgcttattatactgcagtcttTTATAGTAGTGAGTTTAAAACATTCTTGATGAACACTTACCTTGCGATGAAAAGGAGATATCATATGACTGAAAATCCTGGTTGGTAATACCATcattccaaacaatattttcatcagtAGCGAATTCTTTATTACTTTCTGATTCGACTtccattatatattcattttcattGTTGAGAAGAACAAACGGATCAACTgcctgcaaaatataaatttattgtatttttacgacCTTCAGTGAAAATAGgctaatagtataattattgttgtggtatgcttataatttaattttgtacggatAGGCTCAGCCACTTGAAAGTAACTCACACCAGTATTGTAAACAGATTTATCAATCTATACCAATTTGATTACCAATAAGTgttttaaccctataagtggtaGGGATGAAGTTGCTGGAGAGTTTTTAACAAGTTTTGGGACCCAGAGGTTTAACAAAAGAATAATACCAGTTGTTAGAAAAAAATGAGGGCTAAgagttataacagtaaaaaaattggtttgcaacacaagtaattgtataagtataatttaacCAGGCTTACCTGTAATGATGTCAATGAGGGTGCAGGATTTGTGTCTTTCGAAGACAAGCTTAAGacgtttgtttcattgttttctttAGTAGTTTGTTCTGGTAATAATAGTAATTGCtgagaattatttacattgtccTCCAAAgctaattgtaaaataagtttcgCTCTGCTGCTCATGTTGATGAAACTATAAGTTTAGGTTAGGGCAtcaattcatgtaaatttcacATTCGACCAATCAGCTGAGACATGCACAACTactctagaaaataaaacagctgtttgtatCAACCATTCTAGCAACAATAAAGTTGAGCCAGAGTAGCGTAACTCCCCAGCTGGAGTTACGctctgtactttttaaatttttgtgaggaCCATAACATATTAAGTGACCTTACGCTGTTCTGGTTCTTACATCCCTTTGGAATTAAGCTATTTCAAACACTCCTATTTCCTGctaggtttttttttaaggagttaCATTGTTATGGCTTTATaaagcagaaaaaaatatatacagaatgcTCAAAACCAGAATATCGAAAAATTTGGAGTTACGCTAGTGTGGTTCTGACGTACagatatggtcctttcttacatttaacctcttaaaaaattaatcttaaccTCTTAACGCCCActgtgccaaatttgtcacatacCCATTTTATGCATGTAGTATAGTGTCAGAATGAAAATTACAACCTTAAATGCCCATTGTGACACATATggaactattttcaataatttactgtactgtGCTGTTGCCTGGTGGCAGTTATGTGAACTACAGCCAGTGAGCAGATCTACCATACACAGTAAACACCAATTCTTCATAACCTCTAAGTCTTCATACCTGTATTTAGCAGAAAAAAAGTAAgtaccctttttataaaatatggtctagtttacatagttaactgaaagtgtgttacagtagttttagttcataaaatatgtctagtttatgttttatgatgctttttaggtttgtgccaaatttgtcacattgGGCACAACTGTAAAACTGCAGTTTTTCAGTTCGTCCCAAAAATGGCACATTGGGCATTAAAGTCAACCTACAAGCTTTttgtacaacaatgtttatttttgtcagatgTCACATTGTCGACTAAGAAGACATAACAACACAACTTCGCTTTTACCCCCCGATGACAGTGAAGACAGTTTGGTGGATGACTCAGATGAGGATCCAGATTACACCCCTGGCCGTGACAAAAAGAACAAGTTAgccttattttgtaagtttatttataccattaattccataattaactTAGTTAGGCTCATACttactaatctaaatttatattcaatactaataggctatgttctgtttattatatgtcttttcttgttatgacagcaccatttttaatgcacacggttaggataattcagattatgttacactaggctgtatagaaaattgtttcagcggtgctgttatatactagtaaagacctcaatatgttatttattttagtgtgaaatacatacttttttgtggtttgaaaaaaagcaaggcaacagcgagtttgttttgtttcagtgaaCAATGCAGCGAGCTCCAGTGATGTCACAGATGAAGACGAAGAGAACATCCCTTCAACGTCTACAGCcacaaaaaagaagattccaaaaaaaccAGCACCTGCTTGGAATGAAGTGAATCCAGATAACAGTGAGAAACCTTCTCCGCCAATGCTAGAATTAAGTAACGAACATGTACTTCAGTCTCCAGTTGActacttcaaagatttttttgacaATGACCTTTTAACTTTGATTGCTACTCAGTCAAACTTGTATAGTGTCCAAAAAAATCCGAATAAACCCTTGAATACCTCAGAGAAGGAAGTAGAGCAGTTTATAGGCATTTGCATCTACATGAGCATTTATGGTCTACCTAGGAGTAGGATGTATTGGAATGGAAATACACGAGTAGAAAAGGTTGCACATGTTATGTCACGTAACAGATGGGAGGAACTGAAGGCCAACTTGCACTTCAATAACAATGATCACATGCCATTACAGAATGATCCAAACAAAGATAGGCTATTTAAAATCCGCCCACTAGTTGATGctcttcaaaacaaattcaaaaacattcctaTTGAGGAACAAATGCTCTGTGTTGATGAACAGATTGTGCCCTTCAAAGGCACATCTTTACTAAAACAGTACAACCCGATGAAACCCCACAAGTGGGGATACAAACTGTTTGTACTTTGTGACAGCAAGGGTCTGATTCACAATTTTGAGATCTACACTGGTCGCATACTACCTGCTACTTCCCTACCTGACATTGGAGctagttcaaatgttgttttacgacTGGTTGAACACTTGCctcgtaatgaaaacaaattcttaatcTATTTTGATAACTGGTACTCATCACCAGCTCTCTTAGTGACTCTAGCAAATATTGGTTTCCAATCCCTCGGGACCATTCGACTAGGACGATTTCCAGGCTTGTTGTTTTCATctgaccaagaaatgaaaaagaaaggcCGTGGGTCTTATGAGGAAAAAGAGGCAACAATTGATGGGGTAaaaattagggctgtaaaatgGTTAGACAATCGAGGGGTGTCTCTTGCGTCAACTTTTGAGTCTGCTTGCCCTATCAACACTGTGCAACGCTTTGACTCTAAAGGTCGTGAGCAGATTGATGTCACTTGCCCTAAAATCGTTACAACATACAATAAGTTCATGGGGGGAGTGGACCTTCTAGATGGACTTATCAGCTACTACCGAATTAATCTAAGATCTCGGAagttttatttgaggtttttcttCCACTTTGTTGACGTAAGTATTGTCAATGGATGGCTTCTCTTCAGACGAGACTGTCAACATAATGGAATTGCTAAGCACGGAGTAATGGATTTGCTAGCTTTCCGGTGTGAGGTGGCCGAGTCTCTTTGTAACTTAGGAGCTGACCCAATAAAAAGAGGAAGGCCATCAACAGACAGGGTAGAGAacgaattttcaaagaaaaagaagaaaggtccATGTGTCAATATCCCTATACCAGATGTTAGAAAAGATGGAGTTGGACATTGGCCATCTGTTGTCGAAGATAGGCAGAGATGCAAGCATCCCTTCTGCAAGCAGAAATCATCCATTATGTGTGAAAAGTGTAAAGTTCACCTCTGCCTAAACAAAGGAAAGAACTGTTTTGTGGATTTCCACTTGTAAGGTGCTCCTTATACTGTGTAGTAatgtgttttacttataattctaaatatactgtaattatgaagcaatatactattagtttttcttatgtcctgtttactttctctaaagtGCACTATTTTCTCTATTGCCCAATGTGCCAGATTTGGCActtacccaaaatttggttaaatagtaaatttaaaaatctgaaaaaaattacaggtcatctaagtaccatttaaagtaacttttagcataaaataattttttttatatactgcatcATGTAGTGGGCATTAAGAGGTTAATAATGCATATTAAGGGGATTCTGGACACACATTAGGCCAAAAATGTcaaattagtacattttttatttatttttcctcccTGGACATTTCTCAACAAGAAAACATTAGGTTTTAGTATTTTTGGACCTTATTTACTAAAgaagaattaaattttcattatgtactacACGGGCGCCAACGGCAACAGAGTTAGCTATTTATTGCCCAGAGATGAATTCCCACTGAAACATCATCTAATATTATTATCTATGCACACATTATAGTATGGTTactaatatacattgtttatttttacatgccTTTGAAGTTTGTATTGATTCTCATTTAGCTGCCATAGATCAGAAAGAAGAAAAACTGTGTactataatgttattgttttggtTGACAGTGTTGTTCCTAGTTACTGATGGAGGGATTTTATATGGGCCCTGGCCTGGCGATGCGCAGTGGTCTACTTGTCATTTGGAGGAGTGGGGGTAACGGTTCCTCAGTCTGTATCGCGGAGCTGTGTAGTGCGGACCTCGCGCTTGCTTGTTCAACACTTTTCTTGCCTCTGTGATACTTGCACTGTGTTGCCACCGTTATTGTTTATAGGATTTCAGTGTGATATTTCTGAAATGGCGGGTGTAAACTTCATAAAAAAAG is a window from the Homalodisca vitripennis isolate AUS2020 unplaced genomic scaffold, UT_GWSS_2.1 ScUCBcl_52;HRSCAF=833, whole genome shotgun sequence genome containing:
- the LOC124370239 gene encoding piggyBac transposable element-derived protein 1-like is translated as MSHCRLRRHNNTTSLLPPDDSEDSLVDDSDEDPDYTPGRDKKNKLALFLNNAASSSDVTDEDEENIPSTSTATKKKIPKKPAPAWNEVNPDNSEKPSPPMLELSNEHVLQSPVDYFKDFFDNDLLTLIATQSNLYSVQKNPNKPLNTSEKEVEQFIGICIYMSIYGLPRSRMYWNGNTRVEKVAHVMSRNRWEELKANLHFNNNDHMPLQNDPNKDRLFKIRPLVDALQNKFKNIPIEEQMLCVDEQIVPFKGTSLLKQYNPMKPHKWGYKLFVLCDSKGLIHNFEIYTGRILPATSLPDIGASSNVVLRLVEHLPRNENKFLIYFDNWYSSPALLVTLANIGFQSLGTIRLGRFPGLLFSSDQEMKKKGRGSYEEKEATIDGVKIRAVKWLDNRGVSLASTFESACPINTVQRFDSKGREQIDVTCPKIVTTYNKFMGGVDLLDGLISYYRINLRSRKFYLRFFFHFVDVSIVNGWLLFRRDCQHNGIAKHGVMDLLAFRCEVAESLCNLGADPIKRGRPSTDRVENEFSKKKKKGPCVNIPIPDVRKDGVGHWPSVVEDRQRCKHPFCKQKSSIMCEKCKVHLCLNKGKNCFVDFHL
- the LOC124370237 gene encoding uncharacterized protein LOC124370237 codes for the protein MEVESESNKEFATDENIVWNDGITNQDFQSYDISFSSQGLVAEEEDSLQELAVSGNADIPSPGTSVLSSNVDDTDIDSTYCPRFNSESELSTDESIVSIPRVASKVSSDSTSYVRRSQKIAQDKILLVPYTDSDTEEEANKTNPNVKKERRG